Proteins encoded by one window of Dyella humicola:
- a CDS encoding HesB/IscA family protein, with amino-acid sequence MTISITPAASERMRQFLAGTPDAAGVRFGVKRTGCSGFGYVVDLAHALGSDDELVNVDGVPLIVDSKSLSLVDGTVIDFQRQGLNASFVFHNPNATGECGCGESFTVG; translated from the coding sequence ATGACTATCTCCATCACTCCCGCCGCCAGCGAACGCATGCGTCAATTTCTGGCCGGTACGCCGGATGCCGCAGGCGTGCGCTTCGGCGTGAAGCGCACGGGGTGCTCCGGTTTCGGCTATGTGGTGGATCTGGCCCACGCGCTAGGCAGTGACGACGAGCTGGTCAACGTCGACGGCGTGCCGCTGATCGTGGACAGCAAGAGCCTGTCCCTGGTGGATGGCACCGTGATCGATTTCCAGCGTCAGGGGCTTAACGCCAGCTTTGTCTTCCATAATCCCAACGCGACCGGTGAGTGCGGTTGCGGCGAGAGTTTTACGGTGGGGTAA
- the rpsF gene encoding 30S ribosomal protein S6, whose amino-acid sequence MSLRHYEVVFLVHPDQSEQVPAMIERYKALIETDGGKIHRLEDWGRRQLAYPIVNLAKAHYVMLNIEVSQNALNELESGFRFNDAVLRHLVVRRDEADTEQSFILKSKEKDDAKSSRRRDDDSDGDERPARRDRDDRDNDRDSDD is encoded by the coding sequence ATGTCCCTGCGACATTACGAAGTTGTGTTTCTGGTCCACCCTGACCAGAGCGAGCAGGTTCCGGCGATGATCGAGCGCTACAAGGCGCTGATCGAAACCGACGGTGGCAAGATCCATCGCCTGGAAGACTGGGGCCGCCGTCAGCTGGCCTACCCGATCGTGAACCTGGCCAAGGCTCACTACGTCATGCTCAACATCGAAGTGAGCCAGAACGCGCTGAACGAGTTGGAGTCGGGTTTCCGCTTCAACGACGCCGTGCTGCGCCACCTGGTGGTTCGCCGCGATGAGGCCGACACCGAGCAGTCCTTCATCCTTAAGAGCAAGGAAAAGGACGACGCCAAGTCCTCGCGTCGCCGCGATGACGACAGCGACGGTGACGAGCGCCCGGCACGTCGCGACCGCGACGACCGCGATAACGATCGCGACAGCGACGACTGA